GGTATGCGGGGGTCGGGCTGGTAGTGGGGCTCGAACATAGCGGCCAGGGTCGCGGGTTGGAGCACGGAACCGTGCCGGTTGGTGCCCCCGCCCAGCAGCGCCGCGACGTAGCGGGCCACGTCGTTGGGGGTGGAGCAGGCGGCGGCAGCGCCCACCGTCACCACCTCATAGTCGGCGACCGCTCGTGGGCCCCCGGAGCCCAGGTTGTAGCCGGTGGCCAGGCGCGCCGACGCCAGTTCGGATCGGACCAGGCTAGTGTCGGCCATGCCGAGGGGCTCGAAGATGTGCTCACGGAGGTAGCGGTCCAGGCGCTGGCCGCTCACCTCCTCGACGAGCTGGCCGAGGGTGGCGAAGCCGTGGTCGGTGTACCGGAACCGGGTGCCCGGCTCGGCCTGGATGCGCAGACCCCGCCGGTAGTAGTCGGCCAGCGACGGCACTGGGCCTCCGGCTCTTACGGTCTCGCCGAATAGCGGCCTGAGCAGGCCGGCGGGGTGCAGGACCTCACCGATTCCGGCGGTGTGGGTCAGCAGCTGACGCACGGTCGCCGGCCGGTAACTGGCCTTGGCGGGGAGCAGCCGGTAGGCGCGCAGGTAGTCGTTGGCGGGCGCGTCCAGGTCGATGCGGCCCTGCTCCCACAGCTGCAGCACGGCGATCGCGGTGAAGGTCTTGGTGATGGAGCCGACCCGGAAGATCGTGTCCTCGGTGATCGGTGTGTTCGAGGCGATGTCGGCGAGCCCGTGCCCGGAGAAGGACTCCAGGGACCCGTCGCGGACCACCCCCACCGCCAGGCCGACGGCGGGCCGACGGTTCGCGATCTCGCGGACCCTGGTGTGCAGCTGAAGCTCATCGATCCCAGGGGACCCGTGATCCGCAGGCCCGATCTTGGGCTCCGTGAGTGACCAGACCATAGTGTCTCCCTTTCTGCCACTCGGGCAGCTCCCTCCAGGCTCCGGTGCCGCTCCCGCTATCGGATCACCGAAGCAAGCGCCTCCCTCAACGCGATGTCGCGTGCATCCACGATCACGCTCGCGCCTATCCGATTCATGACGTACGCATACGCGATCCCCCGCTCCGGATCGGCGAGCCCGAAGGACCCGCCCGATCCCGGCGATCCGAACGCTCCCGGCCGGCCGAACGGCATCTGCCACG
The window above is part of the Actinomycetota bacterium genome. Proteins encoded here:
- a CDS encoding serine hydrolase domain-containing protein, whose amino-acid sequence is MVWSLTEPKIGPADHGSPGIDELQLHTRVREIANRRPAVGLAVGVVRDGSLESFSGHGLADIASNTPITEDTIFRVGSITKTFTAIAVLQLWEQGRIDLDAPANDYLRAYRLLPAKASYRPATVRQLLTHTAGIGEVLHPAGLLRPLFGETVRAGGPVPSLADYYRRGLRIQAEPGTRFRYTDHGFATLGQLVEEVSGQRLDRYLREHIFEPLGMADTSLVRSELASARLATGYNLGSGGPRAVADYEVVTVGAAAACSTPNDVARYVAALLGGGTNRHGSVLQPATLAAMFEPHYQPDPRIPGMGLAFFRGNAGGHPVVEHQGIVPGFNSQIRIAPGDGVGVLAFTNGARQAVLWLAAETAGLLNHLLGVPDEAIRTDVPHHPEVWGDLCGWYYLPGRLTDARVRGALGAGAEVFTSRGRLMFRGLTPAPAMYRGLVLHPDDEHDPYVFRIDLGLTTSRVVFSGEPGTGTTAAHLDLMPLSLHKQPATTNPRRWATGALGALAVGSTARAVRRRSRPSKGEAK